A single Metarhizium brunneum chromosome 5, complete sequence DNA region contains:
- the acr-2_2 gene encoding DNA-directed RNA polymerase I subunit RPA2 translates to MAPSATSTKWDHQYDTLRRHDLFQNPPKDHSAYPALQLAVNPHIESFNRIFGNDGKKGLLDYGLTDIGTKTFLDGDERSGPEGKNRLRIRIKGVSLQKPQVPPTNKMARNREILPAECRERHVSYRGRLSATFEYSINGGEPIEFVREIGQVPIMIKSNRCHLENNSPAQLVQRKEESEELGGYFIVNGIEKIIRLLQVNKRNFPMAINRPSFQTRGAGYTSYGVIVRSVRPDETSQTNVLHYLNDGNITFRISWRKNEYLIPVIMILKALVETNDREIFEGLIGPMGSKVTENTFLTDRVELLLRTYKSYGLYSKSQTRAYLGEKFRVVLGVPETMSDYEVGTEFLRRIVLVHLGNVNVTEEQDLDKFRMLLFMVRKLYALAAGECAVDNPDALQNQEILLGGFLYGQILKERLDEFLSVGVRLSLRDFLRRHPEASFTSEDFRKEFPGAIFKKANENLGNALEYFLSTGNLQSPSGLDLQQTAGFTVVAEKLNFLRFISHFRMVHRGAFFAQLRTTAVRKLLPESWGFMCPVHTPDGSPCGLLNHLAHKCKIVTDHVDVSELPALVKELGVVDTSSALTSDNVVVMMDGKILGWCTPKESLRIADCLRYWKVEGTHGVPLQLEIGYVPVSNGGSYPGVYITSTPARMVRPVKYLPLQKEDFVGPYEQPYMSIAVLPQEIESGVSTHVEFDPTNMLSILANMTPFSDFNQSPRNMYQCQMGKQTMGTPGAAIRYRTDNKSYRIQTGQTPIVRAPLHNDYGFDNFPNGMNAVVAVISYTGYDMDDAMILNKSAHERGFGHGTIYKTKKITLKDDSRTRAAKSVTKAFGFAPHSYVSASYQGMLDDDGLPHVGRLVQEGDVICAWHTVTPDYNGNLVNLDGITHYEKYKDGETGFVEEVRLIGADTGGETLQTVSIKFRIPRSPIIGDKFSSRHGQKGVASQKWPAVDMPFSESGIQPDVIINPHAFPSRMTIGMFVESLAGKAGALHGLAQDSTPFKFDEENTAVDYFGHQLMKAGYSYHGNEPMYSGITGEELGADIYIGVVYYQRLRHMVNDKFQVRTTGPVVPTTGQPIKGRKRGGGIRVGEMERDALLAHGTAFLLQDRLLNCSDYTKSWICRRCGSFLSVQPTVSQFAPGKKRAPTTVRCRNCATRLDETDGVDLTEVQGEIWEDGQGNCWVGGEHTTQVVVPGALKYLDVELAAMGVKLKYRLSKGDEPRKGPLRPTAMPKAIRA, encoded by the exons ATGGCTCCATCGGCGACGAGTACAAAATGGGATCACCAATATGACACCCTGCGGCGTCATGACCTCTTCCAGAACCCGCCAAAAGATCACTCTGCATATCCCGCCCTTCAATTGGCCGTGAACCCACACATCGAGTCCTTCAATCGCATCTTCGGAAATGATGGCAAGAAAGGGCTTCTTGACTATGGATTGACGGATATTGGTACCAAGACATTTCtcgatggtgatgaaagATCTGGCCCCGAGGGAAAGAATCGTCTTCGTATCCGAATCAAGGGTGTGAGCCTGCAAAAGCCCCAGGTTCCTCCGACGAACAAGATGGCACGAAACCGAGAAATCCTGCCTGCCGAGTGCAGAGAACGACATGTCTCGTATAGAGGAAGACTCTCGGCCACATTCGAGTACTCCATTAATGGCGGAGAACCTATTGAATTTGTACGAGAAATAGGACAGGTCCCCATCATGATCAAG TCCAATCGATGCCATCTCGAAAATAACTCTCCTGCTCAACTTGTTCAGCGAAAAGAGGAATCTGAGGAACTCGGAGGTTATTTCATTGTCAACGGCATTGAGAAAATTATTAGACTACTGCAAGTAAACAAGCGAAACTTTCCAATGGCCATCAATCGACCTAGTTTTCAAACCCGAGGCGCGGGTTATACCTCGTACGGTGTTATTGTTCGATCCGTTCGACCCGACGAGACTTCTCAGACCAATGTCCTTCATTACCTCAATGACGGTAACATCACGTTTCGAATCTCATGGCGTAAGAACGAGTACTTGATTCCTGTCATAATGATCCTTAAAGCATTGGTAGAGACAAATGACCGAGAAATTTTCGAGGGATTGATTGGGCCGATGGGATCAAAAGTAACCGAGAATACTTTCTTAACGGATCGAGTCGAATTGCTGCTACGAACATACAAGAGTTATGGACTCTACAGCAAATCGCAGACCAGAGCGTATCTAGGAGAAAAGTTTCGGGTTGTGCTTGGCGTTCCAGAAACAATGTCCGACTATGAAGTTGGTACAGAGTTTTTGAGAAGGATCGTTCTGGTTCACCTGGGCAATGTGAACGTGACTGAGGAACAGGATCTTGACAAGTTCCGGATGCTGCTGTTCATGGTCCGCAAGCTGTATGCCCTGGCGGCTGGCGAGTGTGCCGTTGACAACCCCGATGCTCTTCAAAACCAGGAAATCCTGCTGGGTGGGTTCTTGTATGGCCAGATTCTCAAGGAACGACTCGACGAATTCCTGAGCGTTGGCGTTCGCTTGTCTCTGCGTGATTTCCTCCGACGACACCCCGAAGCTTCTTTCACGTCCGAGGATTTCAGAAAGGAGTTCCCGGGCGCGATTTTCAAAAAGGCAAATGAAAACTTGGGCAATGCCCTTGAATACTTCTTGTCCACCGGAAACTTGCAGAGCCCATCAGGATTGGACCTGCAGCAAACAGCTGGTTTTACTGTTGTGGCTGAAAAACTCAACTTCCTCCGATTCATTAGCCATTTCCGCATGGTCCATCGTGGCGCCTTCTTTGCTCAGCTGAGGACCACTGCTGTGCGAAAGCTGCTCCCCGAGTCGTGGGGTTTCATGTGTCCTGTCCACACGCCTGATGGTTCACCATGTGGTTTGCTGAACCATTTGGCCCACAAGTGCAAGATCGTGACGGACCACGTTGACGTATCCGAACTTCCAGCGCTTGTCAAAGAACTAGGTGTTGTCGACACATCATCCGCCCTCACAAGCGACAATGTCGTCGTCATGATGGATGGCAAGATCCTCGGCTGGTGCACACCAAAGGAGTCTCTTAGGATAGCCGACTGTCTGCGATACTGGAAAGTCGAGGGTACGCACGGCGTGCCACTGCAATTAGAGATTGGATATGTCCCTGTGTCCAACGGGGGTTCGTATCCCGGTGTCTACATTACCTCGACCCCGGCACGGATGGTACGACCCGTGAAATATCTCCCTCTTCAAAAGGAAGATTTTGTCGGACCCTATGAGCAGCCGTACATGTCCATCGCCGTGTTGCCACAAGAAATTGAATCCGGCGTATCTACTCATGTCGAGTTCGACCCCACAAATATGCtgtccatcttggccaacatGACGCCCTTTTCCGATTTCAACCAGTCCCCCCGAAACATGTACCAGTGTCAGATGGGTAAGCAGACGATGGGTACCCccggcgccgccatcagATATCGAACAGACAACAAGTCGTACAGAATTCAGACTGGACAGACGCCCATTGTCCGCGCGCCCTTGCACAACGATTATGGTTTTGACAACTTTCCCAACGGTATGAATGCCGTTGTTGCAGTCATCTCCTACACTGGCtacgacatggacgacgcTATGATACTGAACAAGTCGGCGCACGAGAGGGGTTTTGGACACGGAACCATTtacaagaccaagaagattACCCTCAAGGATGATTCAAGAACTCGGGCGGCAAAGAGTGTCACAAAGGCTTTCGGATTCGCGCCTCACAGCTACGTCAGCGCCTCGTACCAAGGCAtgctggacgacgacggcctccCTCACGTGGGACGTCTCGTCCAGGAAGGCGACGTCATTTGTGCATGGCACACTGTGACCCCTGACTACAACGGCAACCTCGTCAACCTGGACGGCATCACCCACTACGAAAAGTACAAGGACGGCGAAACCGGCTTCGTCGAGGAGGTCCGTCTCATTGGCGCAGACACAGGCGGCGAAACCCTACAAACCGTCTCCATCAAGTTCCGCATCCCGCGATCCCCCATCATCGGAGACAAGTTCTCCTCTCGCCACGGTCAAAAGGGTGTCGCTTCTCAAAAATGGCCCGCCGTCGACATGCCCTTCTCCGAGTCCGGCATCCAGCCCGATGTCATCATCAACCCGCACGCGTTCCCGTCCCGAATGACGATTGGCATGTTTGTCGAGTCTCTGGCCGGCAAGGCGGGTGCGCTCCACGGCCTAGCCCAGGACTCGACGCCGTTCAAGTTTGACGAAGAAAACACGGCAGTCGACTACTTTGGCCACCAGCTCATGAAAGCCGGGTACAGCTACCACGGCAACGAACCCATGTACTCGGGCATCACGGGCGAAGAGCTCGGCGCCGACATCTACATCGGCGTCGTGTACTACCAGCGTCTGCGTCACATGGTCAACGACAAGTTCCAGGTGCGAACCACGGGCCCCGTCGTGCCCACGACCGGGCAGCCCATCAAGGGCAGAAAACGCGGCGGTGGCATCCGTGTCGGCGAAATGGAGCGCGACGCCCTGCTCGCGCACGGCACGGCCTTTTTGCTCCAGGACAGGCTGCTCAACTGCTCCGACTACACCAAGTCGTGGATCTGCCGCCGCTGCGGCTCGTTCCTGTCCGTGCAGCCGACAGTCTCGCAGTTTGCCCCGGGCAAGAAGAGGGCCCCGACCACGGTGCGCTGCCGCAACTGCGCCACCAGGCTCGACGAGAcggacggcgtcgacctgACCGAGGTTCAGGGCGAGATCTGGGAAGACGGCCAGGGCAACTGCTGGGTCGGCGGCGAGCACACGACGCAGGTGGTAGTCCCCGGCGCACTGAAGTACTTGGACGTCGAGCTGGCGGCCATGGGTGTCAAGTTGAAGTACAGGCTCAGCAAGGGTGATGAGCCGAGAAAGGGGCCTCTGCGGCCGACGGCCatgcccaaggccatcagGGCGTAG
- the treh gene encoding Trehalase, giving the protein MTNLGRLAAVLAATPAVTAIYINGSVTAPCDSPIYCHGDLLKEIELARPFADSKTFVDMPALKPLEEIQSAFAKLQRPITNNSELHDFLTTYFADAGHELQEVPTSELKTDARFLASINDTVIKEFTQKVIDIWPSLTRSYNASAASTCADCPNSFIPIKRPFVVAGGRFREPYYWDSYWILEGLLRTRGSFTEIAKNTIENFLDFVEQYGIVPNGARVYYLNRSQPPMLSQMVKLYMDHTNDTSILKRALPLLVKEYDFWMANRTVEVASGGQTYTLNRYAVDNTEPRPESYREDYETARNSSYYAESGIIYPETHKLNASEYEDLYANLATGAENGWDFSSRWIANPQDSARQVYFPLRTMNARNVVPVCLNSILYGNELAIAGFFNASGNASAAAAWEQRAADRSAAMHAVMWNDTLFSYFDFNLTSSSQNIYVFADDDAASVDADTRGAPPGQQVLFHVGQFYPFWQGSAPAHLRSNPYAVKTVFSRVAAYLASRKGGIPATNLKGGQQWDQPNVWPPLMHILMKGLTNTPATFGAEDPAYRDVHGLAVALAQRYLDSTFCTWYATGGSTSETPKLDGLGDDDHGVMFEKYSDESTNVAGGGGEYEVVEGFGWTNGVLIWAVDVFRGELKRPECGDLSAARHDGAKEKRARSAVELPAGDARRVKRFGRK; this is encoded by the exons ATGACAAACCTCGGGCgtctcgccgccgtcctggcaGCAACACCGGCCGTCACGGCAATCTACATCAACGGATCCGTCACTGCTCCATGCGACTCTCCCATCTACTGCCATGGCGATCTcctcaaggagattgagcTCGCGCGGCCCTTTGCCGACTCCAAGACCTTTGTAGACAT GCCGGCTCTCAAACCTCTCGAGGAAATCCAAAGCGCCTTCGCCAAGCTCCAACggcccatcaccaacaacTCGGAGCTGCATGACTTCCTCACAACCTACTTCGCCGACGCGGGCCACGAGCTGCAGGAGGTGCCCACGTCTGAGCTCAAGACCGACGCCCGGTTCCTCGCCTCCATCAACGACACCGTCATCAAGGAGTTCACCCAAAAGGTCATCGACATCTGGCCCAGCCTGACGCGCTCCTACAAcgcctcggcggccagcaCGTGCGCCGACTGCCCCAACAGCTTCATCCCCATCAAGCGGCCCTTTGTCGTGGCCGGCGGCCGTTTCCGCGAGCCGTACTACTGGGACTCGTACTGGATTCTCGAGGGCCTCCTGCGCACGCGCGGCTCCTTTACCGAGATTGCCAAGAACACCATCGAGAACTTCCTCGACTTTGTCGAGCAGTACGGCATCGTGCCCAACGGCGCGCGCGTCTACTACCTGAACCGCTCGCAGCCGCCCATGCTGTCGCAGATGGTGAAGCTCTACATGGACCACACCAACGACACCAGCATCCTGAAGCGCGCGCTGCCCCTGCTCGTCAAGGAGTACGACTTCTGGATGGCCAACCGCACCGTCGAGGTCGCGTCCGGCGGGCAGACGTACACGCTGAACCGGTACGCCGTGGATAACACGGAGCCGCGGCCAGAGTCGTACCGCGAGGACTACGAGACGGCGCGCAACTCGTCCTACTACGCCGAGTCGGGCATCATCTACCCGGAGACGCACAAGCTCAACGCCTCCGAGTACGAGGACCTGTACGCCAACCTGGCGACGGGCGCCGAGAACGGCTGGGACTTTAGCTCGCGCTGGATCGCGAACCCGCAGGACTCGGCGCGCCAGGTGTACTTTCCGCTGCGGACCATGAACGCGAGGAACGTGGTGCCCGTGTGCCTCAACTCGATCCTGTACGGCAACGAGCTCGCCATCGCGGGCTTCTTCAACGCCAGCGGCAacgcctcggccgccgccgcctgggAGCAGCGCGCCGCCGACCGCAGCGCCGCCATGCACGCCGTCATGTGGAACGACACCCTCTTCAGCTACTTCGACTTCAACCTCACCTCGTCCAGCCAGAACATCTACGTctttgccgacgacgacgccgcctcGGTCGACGCCGACACGCGCGGCGCGCCCCCCGGCCAACAGGTCCTCTTCCACGTCGGCCAGTTCTACCCCTTCTGGCAGGGCTCCGCGCCGGCGCACCTCCGGAGCAACCCCTATGCCGTCAAGACCGTCTTCTCGCGCGTCGCGGCGTACCTGGCCAGCCGCAAGGGCGGCATCCCCGCGACCAACCTCAAGGGCGGGCAGCAATGGGACCAGCCCAACGTGTGGCCGCCCCTGATGCACATCCTCATGAAGGGCCTGACCAACACGCCCGCCACCTTTGGCGCCGAGGACCCGGCCTACAGGGACGTCCAcggcctggccgtcgccCTGGCCCAGAGATACCTCGACTCGACGTTTTGCACGTGGTACGCCACGGGGGGCAGCACCTCGGAGACGCCCAAGCTCGACGGGCTCGGGGACGACGACCACGGCGTCATGTTTGAAAAGTACAGCGACGAGTCGACCAAcgtggccggcggcggcggcgagtaCGAGGTCGTCGAGGGGTTCGGCTGGACCAACGGCGTGCTCATCtgggccgtcgacgtcttccGCGGCGAGCTCAAGAGGCCCGAGTGCGGGGACCTGAGTGCCGCCCGGCACGACGGcgccaaggagaagagggcgaggagcGCGGTTGAGCTGCCTGCCGGGGATGCCAGGAGGGTCAAGAGATTTGGGAGGAAATGA